CATGGGCGATGTGATCGGAGACCTCAACTCGCGTCGCGGCCGGGTCACCGGGATGAACCCGCGCGGCAATGTGCAGGTCGTGACGGCTGAGGTGCCGCTGGCCACGATGTTCGGCTACGCTACCGATCTGCGGAGCAAGACTCAGGGGAGGGCTAGCTACACGATGCAGTTCCACCGCTACGAACCCGTGCCAAGCAGCATATCCGAGGAGATCGTGGCCAAGGTAAAGGGCGCCTGAGAGTCCGATTGGTTGTAAGGGAGATCACACGATGGCGAAGGAAAAGTTCGTTAGGACCAAACCTCATGTGAACGTTGGTACGATTGGTCACATCGATCACGGCAAGACGACGCTGACGGCTGCGATCACGAAGGTGTTGGCGGACAAGGGGGGAGCGAAGGCGGTGTCGTATGCGGACATCGCCAAGGGCGGCACGGTGCGTGATGCTTCGAAGATCGTGACGATAGCGGTCAGCCACGTGGAGTACGAGAGCGAGGCACGTCATTACGCGCATGTCGATTGTCCTGGGCATGCGGACTACATCAAGAACATGATCACGGGGGCTGCGCAGATGGACGGTGCGATTCTGGTGGTAAGCGCGCTCGACGGCCCGATGCCGCAGACCAAGGAGCACGTGCTGTTGGCGAGGCAGGTGGGCGTTCCCACGATGGTGGTGTTCTTGAACAAGGTGGACGCGGTCGACGACCCGGACCTGCTGGACTTGGTGGAGATGGAGGTGCGGGAGCTTTTGAGCAAGTACGACTTCGACGGCGACGATATTCCGGTGGTGCGGGGCTCGGCGTTGCAGGCGCTGGAGGGCAAGCAGGAGGGGATGAGCGCGGTGCTGGAGCTGGTGAGCAAGTGCGACGAGTGGATTCCGGAGCCGGTGAGGGACGTGGACAAGCCGTTTTTGATGGCGATCGAGGATGTGTTTTCGATCAAGGGCCGCGGCACGGTGGTGACGGGTCGCGTGGAGCGGGGCAAGGTGCATGTAGGGGATGAAGTCGAGATTCTGGGTTTTCGCGACCCGCAGAAATCGGTGGTGACTGGGGTGGAGATGTTCCGTAAGCTGCTGGACGAAGGTCAGGCGGGTGACAATATCGGCTGTCTGCTTCGTGGCATTGAAAAGGACGAAGTGGAGCGAGGTCAGGTGCTGGTAGCTCCCGGGACGGTCAGGACGCACCAGAAGTTCGAGGGCGAGGTGTACGTCCTGAAGAAGGAAGAAGGGGGACGCCACAAGCCGTTCTTCACGAACTACCGGCCGCAGTTCTACATGCGAACGACGGATGTGACGGGCACGATCAAGCTACCGGACGAGGTCAAGATGGTCATGCCCGGCGACAACGTGAAA
The Pseudomonadota bacterium genome window above contains:
- the tuf gene encoding elongation factor Tu, whose amino-acid sequence is MAKEKFVRTKPHVNVGTIGHIDHGKTTLTAAITKVLADKGGAKAVSYADIAKGGTVRDASKIVTIAVSHVEYESEARHYAHVDCPGHADYIKNMITGAAQMDGAILVVSALDGPMPQTKEHVLLARQVGVPTMVVFLNKVDAVDDPDLLDLVEMEVRELLSKYDFDGDDIPVVRGSALQALEGKQEGMSAVLELVSKCDEWIPEPVRDVDKPFLMAIEDVFSIKGRGTVVTGRVERGKVHVGDEVEILGFRDPQKSVVTGVEMFRKLLDEGQAGDNIGCLLRGIEKDEVERGQVLVAPGTVRTHQKFEGEVYVLKKEEGGRHKPFFTNYRPQFYMRTTDVTGTIKLPDEVKMVMPGDNVKMTVELISKVALEEQQRFAIREGGRTVGAGVVTRIVE